agaccagctaaagaagacactaTTGGCTGTCAGTTAAAGCACTCAACACagggaaatcctaggtgcattgccccataggaaacatgaatattttaaaaaagtctgtggagcctcagttatgagtctcaaaacacaggactagccagatatctctccagggaaggacctaggaCACAAACaatgtgatcagccaatgagtCTGCAGTTTTCCACTCCTCGGATGATTAATGACACTTTTACAAGCATAAAACCATGCTAAAAGCATAAAACCTCCTAAAGGTGTACTCAGGAGAAAAaaatggtgacagaaagttatatggatttgtatattatatgtatttatttatttttttaaagttgaaGCCTTTTAGTATTTATCTGTTTGCCCAAGTTTTGGAGGAAGTTGTATGTTCTTTCCAGTTGGACAGTGCtgttgtcacctctgtccatgtccatatAGATGGTCCATGTCCATGGTccatatagatggatatacaaaacacaacaatcactgaactcagggagaacagtgaaaaaatccaGTGGAGtactcagttacgagtctccactgatggtcccctacaaaatttgaatatgcaaagaaggggtccgtggagcctcagttacgcgTCTCAaaaacgggaatagccagatatccctctctccagagaagataTAGAAGATATATATGGATATGTAGAATAAAACTTACCAACAGGTAACCTAGgtgctggctttggctttgaaGGACGAGGAGTTACTGTATATTTGGCAGCTTCTTCTGGACTGATGAATGTAAATGATTCTGGCCACTCATCGTAATCATATGATGTTATACCATTCTTGGTAGATCCTTCATATGCATCCTGCCCAGGCATCTTTTTAACATATAGTTTATCTCCTTTCTTTCTTAACCATCCTGAATGGATTGCAGCTCGGCAAATGGAAGAATCCTAATAAACGAGATGGATAATATAAACTCTAAATAAATATACTACTTTTTGATACTTTTTtgtactttacttttatttactttgttaacagcagctgataggtagcTATAGAGCGATTACAGTTGCAAGGTGACAGTGAACAGGCAAAGCATACAGAATTTGGTTATAAAAAGAAGCAAAGCTAGGTCAGGATTGTACAgtaaaccattaaaggggtactccgggctgggagGAGGTGCATAAGGGCAAAGACAtccccttacctccctggttccagctccgggtcccggatcgcgtcgCACAGGTCCGCGCTGCCCGCCCGCCTCCTGGTCTCTGAGGCGGGCTTGAGACATTTGAGACATTGAGACAttttaagtccgctcagccagtcagtggcagaggcgggatcccggccggggccAGGACCGATGCAACGCGATctgggacccggtgctggaaccgaggaggtaaggggacgttgttgccctcatccacctcctccccggtcataGCCAAAAAAGCCCCTCAgctcgaagtacccctttaagtagacatGGTCTAATATATGACCCAGGATAAGGGATAAATGTCTCCGGTGCTAAAACCCCCATAagttacattaatttttttttttattacagatcaCTCTAGTTTGCAATGTATTCTTCTATTACTGGTTATAATTATTtaacaaataaatttatttagcACCTACTTCAGTATAAATATCAGATCCCCATACATCATCATCTTCCTCTTCCATACAGTTAGATGGACAAATGATTCTACAAAAAAGGAAAgcattatattaaaaatataattcTTGCATGGTTTGAAGTCAGAATTGAAGGTCTTATTTGGCAATGAGCTCTACCAAGTCCTGTACAATTTAGACAATCACTTTAATGAGGCAGAGTGTGGACATAtatgcagggccggttttagactagatgtggccctgggcgaagttaaaggtggggccccaaatgctgaaatattttatcaacaatttaaggtccccatacatgttactcttttgttggtggtacctgttgctcctggtgggttcggccatcagcgtaaggtgtatggggctctctggacagtcctctgacagatgatatcagtggacatagggggtcgagcttgatggaaaatcaacgcccaacctctttgttctcagagagataagccggcatcagatctgtatggctatggctttcccctctcatagagaacacaggaacactcagatgtgccaaatttctgtgtatggggaggacgggaccggatgggacagataattgtcagctgaaggattgttcagccagcagttattggaagcgtacggccacttttaaggccgtattacacggcctgatattccgcagaagcgagcgccaatctggtagaatggagctcgcttagagagcctactacatggctcttttatgatgcagcaaaagctatggaggagatttatcaaactggtgtaaagaagaattggctcagttgcccctagcaaccaatcagattccacctacttagaatgtgagtaatgaaaggtggaatctgattggttgctaggggcaactgagcaagtttcattttacaccatgtttgataaatttccccccctatgtgtatatatacagtatatcattagtgatgtgtgtgcaatccttgctgtatatagtaaacaataaagatatatactacctgattaaggtcccccggtgtcctcaggccttgtctgtgatatatactacctgatcatgttccccagtgtcctctcagagcgatagcgtcctgattcggacaattttcgctccatgtattagggcccttactcagttcagaaggttacatgccgggactgccgctatatgccaggactgccgctacatgtcaggactgcagctacattatgggtctgccgctacatgtcgggactgccgctacatgtcaggtctgccgctacatgtcaggactgccgctacatgtcgggaccgccgctacattctgggactaccgctacatgccaggactgccgctacattatgggactgcccctacattatgggactgcccctacatggcaggactgccgctacattctgggactgccgctacatgccgggactgccgctacatgccgggactgcccctacatgccgggactgccgctacattatgggactgcccctacattatgggactgcccctacatggcaggactgccgctacatgtcaggactgccgctacatgtcgggactgccgctacatgccgggactgcccctacatgccgggactgccgctaaattatgggactgcccctacattatgggactgccgctacattctgggactgccgctacattctgggactgccgctacattatgggactgccactacatgccaggactgccgctagtggtgtaaacacaagaactatttatatgaattgcattaaaaaaataaaataaaaaaatcactataatcaggaccaaatattacctccataccgttattgaagaaaacacactatatataggccaatattaccaccataaagtgaccgccccataatgactttatatacactatatacagaccaatattaccgccatagagtgaccaccgcatgactctttatatacactatatacagaccaatattaccgctatagactgaccactgtataatgaatgactctatatacactgtatacagaccaatattatgtgtctgtaactctatggctgtacttttggtctgtatatagtttatatatagagtcattatgtggtggtcactgtatggcggcaatttggcaatatcattatgtggtggtcaatctatggcagtaatgactatatatacactatataccgaccaatattaatgccaaagagtgaccactgcataatgacactttatacagaccaatattattgccaaagagtgaccaccgcataatggctctatatacagaccaatattaccgccatagactgaccaccacataataactctatatacagacaaatattactgccatacagtgaccaccacataactctatatacacactatatacagaccaatattaccgccatagagtgaccgccacataactctatatacacactatatacagaccaatattaccgccatagattgaccactgcataatgactctgtatccagaccaatattatgtggcgatcactctatggctgtactattggtctgtatatagtgtatatagttattatgtggtggtcactgtatggcggtaatattggtctgtatatagtgtcattatgtggtagtcaatctatggcagtaatgactatatatacactatatacagagcaatattaatgccaaagagtgaccgccacataatgactctatatacagaccaatattaccgccatacagtgaccaccacctaaggactgaataccaccttatttttttttctcaccgtattgccttatatacataggagctgcagccaatcagcggcctcagtggtcacctgcagcaattacataggactgatgaggccagagaatggctgcagctcctatatacagtacattcacctcaacacttggagtcagcagtgctaatacacacacaccattatatatatatatatatatatatatatatatatacacaccattatatatatatatatatatatatatatatatatatatatacacacacacacacacacaccattttatatatatatatatatatatatatatatttatatacacacacaccattatatatatatatatatatatatataatatatatatatatatatacacacacaccattatatatatatatatatatatatatatatatataaaattgaacacgaggacggcactccagtagtgtatagtgaggatttattcacccaatcacaaacagctatatatatatatatatacacacacacaccattatatatatatatatatatatatatatatacacgcacaccattatatatatatatatatatatatatatatatatatacacacacacatccatgaaaacacattatacagatacaaaccatccagcccacacactatacacaggacatgtaacacacactacattcatggattatacacctacattcatacacattacacactacatatacagtatacttactctgtctagcatgctgggtgtagtggtgaatccccctcatgtaccttgcagcagcagcaggctgtcatcctcacccggcagccctctcctccatcgtcccgacagctccacaccagagcaggaagtcacgtgcagagaggagctggagggagggggagggggagctacacacacggagcagacaccaagcagcgtcctgcagcctctgcgtgactcctgatggcagcagccggggatcactgccagacgctgcaggacgctgtctgtgctctcctctcctactggaactgcgggagggggcccctgggggatgggggccctgggcatttgccctgcttgccccccccctaacgccggccatgcatATATAACATTGTTTCTACTCATAAATGgattgtttttctaatcctggaaaactgaCAGAGTGAATAGGGAGAGCATAGAGCATTGGCAGGTGAATTAACCCGACAGGGCCAAACTGgcctgaaaaataaaataaagggacCGGCAATGggtcaattgaaaaaaaaaaaaaaataataataatctttaaagcccccctcccccagttgtgGGGACATGGAGCATATTTTGGCTCACCAATCACTGGGCTAAGTATAAAGAAGCACCAAGAAAGATGGTAAGAGTATCAATAAATGAGTAAGAAAAGAGGAGCTAAggaaattaaaataataaaaaagagggTGAGTGGTCACACTGGAAGAACTGCCCTTAACATTCATGCAGGTGGGAAGTGAGATCTTTCATTTTTCTGAAGCCCTTGACTTTCTGTACGCACATTTCCTAGTAGGAGATTTTGAAAGTCCTGACTATATTATTGAAGTGCCTCAAAATGGATAAACACAATGGTGAAACATTGGGGTGTAGCTTATGGAGATGAATTCTATAATGCTTCCTGTAGGTGACTAGAGATCAAGGAACATTGTGCCAGCTGTGTCTTTGGGAATCTGAGAATGAGATATTAAGGTCCCCTTTCTATCGAAAAGAAAGGCTGGATTTTTAAGGACGGGAAACAGATGAGGGGGCGAGGGGAAATATTACTCTCAGGCAAGAGCACATCAAGTAGCATTGATGGTGGAAAGAGTAGCCTTTGTGCAGGTACAAGCAGAGGGAAGATTGGTAAGGGAGACAGCACCCTCCATCTGGTCCCATTGCTTAGATTTTGCATACCTATGACAGGTCCCCATCCTGGCTTGATTTGGCtagcgtgattttttttttttttttatcccatatGAACTTTTTAAGGGCAGATATTTTATCTGAAAGGGCTAGTGGAAGTTAAAGGACTCTTGATAACATACACATTTGAAAATTGGATCATTTGCCAAACCAGATGAAAGATCCCTTTCTGATACAGCTTAGGGACCTGTGGAATTAGGAGGACACCCAAATATTTCAAAGTTGAAGCAGAGCATTCAATGGGGAACAGAAAAAACAGGGATGTGTAATTTGATTGAGGGAGGTAAATAGTCTGTTTTCGGTTTGGTAATTTGTATCTTGTGAATAGGCAAGCAAAAATGTTtgcctaaaaatttttttttgtagtgctatattttaaaaatatttgcaGAATTGCTTTTGAATACGTTTGAATTTGAACATAAATCTGAATTAATATGTTTATAGATGGTTCAGTACTTACTCGGTCACAGGTGCATAAAGATGCATTGCAGTGGATGAGCATAACACTGGAACTGAAAATGAAGAATAAATAAGATTCAAAATACTAAGTAATGTTAACGTAGCAGaatacgttttgttttttttttagaatatttaATACCCTCCTTCTCAGTATATTGTCACTAGTAGTAGCAACTGTACatatggcatgtttttttttatagctggcACCACCAAAGACCCTGAGAATGAAATGTTTTGGTGGTTTTTGCTCCTGAACTATCTTTGAGCTGACCTGATATGTCTGATTGAGGTTTTGTAAGTTTTATATATCAAttagttatatacagtggtaccttggtttaagagtaacttggattgagagcgttttgcaagaagagctcacagtttttgtaACTTAATtaaggagcattgctttggtataagagctccctgtactggattggaggaggagtggggaagggtatggtctacatagcggggtctacagcactgtactctgacacaggaagtcccctgacagacagtgctgctatactgtgcccacatatgtcctgctcattccttcatgctccctgcaggctctctcagcccttgtgcttcccatcctctccattcctgctattatgtgcctgcactcagactcagctatacccactgctgctataatgtgcctgcactcacactcagccattcacattgctgtatatttctgtcactgtcctcctgcacagctctctgattctaacttcctgattggtccaagcTAAACACACACccattccccattgctgtcatgtgaccacacagacctctgacagcagcccttcttctctattctagcttgttgtactactgcattatggggatctgcagttccattctgtatctacaaactgctgtttttttcaggtttatgcacttaccatACATCATACACCACATGCGGATTAtgatactgcacagtaacttataatatcacatattcagcttttcttaatatttgtttcatttgttttacatgttattcagaataaaaaattttttttagggggtgtggaaccaattgtctgcaattcactgatttcttatgggaatattagctttggtttaagaatgatTTGGAATATAAGCATGGtcacggaacaaattatgcttgtaatctaaggcaccacaGTATAATTAAACTTTAGGGAAAATCCAACTGGAAATTGAAAAGGGTGTTGTCAACATACCACTAAGTTTTAGCCATGAATGTGATCAATAAAATTGATGTGAAGGTGCATAGTTCTGTAAATATTGCAATAGTGTTGCTTTCGGGTGTCCACAGTGCTACCACTAGGAGAATTGAACATTACATGCCCAAATTAAAGATTTTCTTTGTAACTACTCTACACAATGGCCAAAAGATGAGGATTCTGAAGAAGGAAATCTCGTATTTTAGATTATATAAACATTTTCTAAActaaagaacccctttaatgtaaatgaTTTGTACCTGCTGAACTGGATAATTCGGTAGGTCCTAAAACAGGGTCCTGATTAATAACTTGGTCTTCTTCAGGTGGTTGGTATGAGCCAGGTTGTTGGTTACCTCCTGGTTGTATATTTCCACCAGGTGGTTGGTATGAGCCAGGTTGTTCGTTACCTCCAAGTTGTATATTTCCACCAGGTGGTTGGTATGTACCAGGTTGTGTATTTCCACCAGGTGGTTGGAATGAGCCAGGTTGTTGCATACCTCCGGGTTTTCTATTTCCACCAGGTGGTTGATATGAGCCAGGTTGTTGGTTACCTCCAGGTTGTATATTTCCACCAGGTGGTTGGTATGTACCAGGTTTTATATTTCCACCAGGTGGTTGGTATGAGCCAGGTTGTTGGTTACCTCCAGTTTGTATATTTCCACCAGGTATTTGTTGTGTACCAGGTTGCTGGTTTCCACCAGGTGGTTGGTAAGAGCTAGGTTGTTGGGTACTTCCAGGTGGTATATTTCCACCAGATGGTTGGTTTAAGCTGGGTTGTTTACCTCCTGGTTGGATATTTCCACCAGGTGTTTGTTGTGTACCAGGTTGTTGTTTACCTCCAGGCTGTATATTTCCACCATATGGTTGGTATGAGTCAGGTTGTTGTCTACCTCCAGGCTGTATATTTCCGCCAGGTTGTTGGTTTCCACCAGGCTGTATATTTCCACCAGATGCTTGGTAAGAGCCGGGTTGTTTACCTCCAGGTTGTATATTTCCACCAGGTTGTTTATATGAGCCAGGTTGTTGGTTACCTTCTGGTTGTATATTTCCACCAGGTGGTTGGTATGAGTCAGGTTGTTGGCTACCTCCAGGCTGTATATTCCCGCTAGGTGGTTGGTATGAGCCAGGTTGTTGGTTTCCACCAGGCTGTATATTTCCACCAGATGGTTGGTAAGAGCCGGGTTGTTTACCTCCAGGTTGTATATTTCCACCAGATTGTTTATTTGAGCCAGGTTGTTGGTTACCTCCTGGTTGTATATTTCCACCAAGTGGCTGGTATGAGTCAGGTTGTTGGCTACCTCCTGGCTGTATATTTCTGCTAGGTGGTTGGTATGAGCCAGGTTGTTGGTTTCCAACAGGCTGTATACTTCCACCAGATGGTTGGTAAGAGCCGGGTTGTTGGCTACCTCCAGGCTGTATATTTCCCCCAGGTGGTTGGTATGCACCAGGTTGTTGGTTTCCACCAGGCTGTATATTTCCACCAGATGGTTGGTAAGAGCTGGGTTGTTTACCTCCAGGTTGTATATTTCCACCAGGTTGTTGGTTACCTCCTGGTTGTTTATTCCCGACAATTGGTTGTTGTGTACCAGGTTGTTGGTTACCTCCAGGTTGTATATTTCCACCAGGTGGTTGGTATGAGCCAGGTTGCTGGTTACCTCCTTGTGGTATATTTCCGCCAGATGGTTGGTATGTACCAGGTTGTTGGTTTCCTCCAGGCTGTATGTTTCCACCAGGTTGTTGGTAAGAGCCAGGTTGTTTACCTCCTGGTTGTACATATCCACCAGGTGTTTGTTGTGTACCAGGTTGTTGGTTTCCACCAGGTGGTTGGTAAGAGCTAGGTTTTTGGCTACCTTCAGGTTGTATACTTCCCCCAGATGGTTGGTTTGAGCTGGGCTGTTTACCTCCTGGTTGTATTTTTCCATCAGGTGTTTGTTGTGTACCAGGTTGTTGGTTACCTCCAGGTTGTAAATTTCCACCAGGTGGTTGGTATGAGTCAGGTTGTTGGCTACCTCCAGGCTGTATATTTCCGCCAGGTGGTTGGTATGAGCCAGGTTGTTGGTTTCCACCAGGCTTTATATTTCCACCAAATGGTTGGTAAGAGCCGGGTTGTTTACCTCCAGGTTGTAAACTTCCACCAGGTTGTTTATATGAGCCAGGTTGTTGGTTACCTCCTGGTTGTTTATTCCCGCCAGGTGGTTGTTGTGTGCCAGGTTGTTGGTTACCTCCAGGCTGTATATTTTCACCAGGTGGTTGGTATGAGCCGGGTTGCTGGTTACCTCCTTGTGGTATACTTCCGCCAGATGGTTGGTATATAGCAGGTTGTTGGTTTCCACCAGTTGGTTGGTAAGAGCTAGGTTGTTGGGTACCTCCAGGTTGTATATTTCCACCAGGTTGTTGGTATGAGCTGGGCTGTTTACCTCCTAGTTGTATATTTCCACCAGGTGCTTGTTGTGTACCAGGTTGTTGGTTTCCTTCAGCTGGTTGGTAAGAGCTAGGTTGTTGGGTACGTCCAGGTTGTAAATTTCCACCAGGTGTTTGCTGTGTACCAGGTGTTTGGTTACCTCCAAGCTGTATATTTCCACCAGATGGTTGGTATGAGTCAGGTTGTTGGCTACCTCCAGGCTGTATATTTCTGCCAGGTGGTTGGTATGAGCCAGGTTGTTGGTTTCCACCAGGCTGTATATTTCCACCAGATGGTTGGTAAGAGCCGGGTTGTTTACCCCCAGGTTGTATAGTTGCTCCAGGTTGTTGGTTACCTCCAGGTTGTATATTTCCTCCAGGTTGTATATTTCCTCCAGGTTGTTGGTATGAGCCAGGTTGTTGGTTTTCGCCAGGTGGTTGGTAAGAGCCAGGTTGTTGGCTACCTCCAGGTTGTATATTTCCACCAGGTTGTTGGTAGGAGCCGGGTTGTTTACCTCCTGGTTGTATATTTCCACTGGGTGTTTGTTGTGTATTAGGTTGTTGGTTTCCACCAGGTGGTTGGTAAGAGCTAGGTTGTTGGCTACCTCCAGGTTGTATATTTCCACCAGATGGTTGGTTTAAGTTGGGTTGTTTACGTCCTGGTTGTACATTTCCACCAGGTGTTTGTTGTGTACCAGGTTGTTGGCTTACTCCAGGCTGTATATTTCCACCAGGTGGTTGATATGAGTCAGGTTGTTGGCTACCTTCAGGCTGTATATTTCCGCCAGGTGGTTGGTATGAGCCAGGTTGCTGTTTTTCACCAGGCTGTATATTTCCTCCAGATGGTTGGTAAGAGCCGGGTTGCTTGCCTCCAGGTTGTTTATTTCCACCAGTTGGTTGGTATGAGCCAGGCTGTTGGTTACCTCCTGGTTGTATATTTCCACCAGGTTGTTTGTTTCCACCAGGTGGTTGGTAAGAGCCAGGTTGTTGGCTTCCTCCAGGTTGTATATTTCCGCCAGGTTGTTGGTATGAGCCAGGTTGTTGGTTTCTATCAGGTTTTATATTGGGATCAAATGGTTGGTTTGCTCCTGGTTGCCAATTTTCATCAGGTGTCTGCCTCTGCGCCGATGTCTTGTAAGAGGCAGGTGGTTGGATTATACCAGTGGGTTGATTTGGAGAGAGTTGCTGACCTGGATTGTCCTTATTCGAAGTTGAAGGTGAAGATAAGTCTGCGTTAAGAAGATCTTCAGCTGGAGAGCTTACTGTAAATGATACAGACCATTC
The nucleotide sequence above comes from Dendropsophus ebraccatus isolate aDenEbr1 chromosome 8, aDenEbr1.pat, whole genome shotgun sequence. Encoded proteins:
- the LOC138800092 gene encoding uncharacterized protein; the encoded protein is MVYTRDGAAAEGSSMCQAAIHAGLLSNEGGKINVWKKPGQSTYKGSRKNGIQSFDYNEWSVSFTVSSPAEDLLNADLSSPSTSNKDNPGQQLSPNQPTGIIQPPASYKTSAQRQTPDENWQPGANQPFDPNIKPDRNQQPGSYQQPGGNIQPGGSQQPGSYQPPGGNKQPGGNIQPGGNQQPGSYQPTGGNKQPGGKQPGSYQPSGGNIQPGEKQQPGSYQPPGGNIQPEGSQQPDSYQPPGGNIQPGVSQQPGTQQTPGGNVQPGRKQPNLNQPSGGNIQPGGSQQPSSYQPPGGNQQPNTQQTPSGNIQPGGKQPGSYQQPGGNIQPGGSQQPGSYQPPGENQQPGSYQQPGGNIQPGGNIQPGGNQQPGATIQPGGKQPGSYQPSGGNIQPGGNQQPGSYQPPGRNIQPGGSQQPDSYQPSGGNIQLGGNQTPGTQQTPGGNLQPGRTQQPSSYQPAEGNQQPGTQQAPGGNIQLGGKQPSSYQQPGGNIQPGGTQQPSSYQPTGGNQQPAIYQPSGGSIPQGGNQQPGSYQPPGENIQPGGNQQPGTQQPPGGNKQPGGNQQPGSYKQPGGSLQPGGKQPGSYQPFGGNIKPGGNQQPGSYQPPGGNIQPGGSQQPDSYQPPGGNLQPGGNQQPGTQQTPDGKIQPGGKQPSSNQPSGGSIQPEGSQKPSSYQPPGGNQQPGTQQTPGGYVQPGGKQPGSYQQPGGNIQPGGNQQPGTYQPSGGNIPQGGNQQPGSYQPPGGNIQPGGNQQPGTQQPIVGNKQPGGNQQPGGNIQPGGKQPSSYQPSGGNIQPGGNQQPGAYQPPGGNIQPGGSQQPGSYQPSGGSIQPVGNQQPGSYQPPSRNIQPGGSQQPDSYQPLGGNIQPGGNQQPGSNKQSGGNIQPGGKQPGSYQPSGGNIQPGGNQQPGSYQPPSGNIQPGGSQQPDSYQPPGGNIQPEGNQQPGSYKQPGGNIQPGGKQPGSYQASGGNIQPGGNQQPGGNIQPGGRQQPDSYQPYGGNIQPGGKQQPGTQQTPGGNIQPGGKQPSLNQPSGGNIPPGSTQQPSSYQPPGGNQQPGTQQIPGGNIQTGGNQQPGSYQPPGGNIKPGTYQPPGGNIQPGGNQQPGSYQPPGGNRKPGGMQQPGSFQPPGGNTQPGTYQPPGGNIQLGGNEQPGSYQPPGGNIQPGGNQQPGSYQPPEEDQVINQDPVLGPTELSSSAVPVLCSSTAMHLYAPVTE